A stretch of the Panicum virgatum strain AP13 chromosome 9N, P.virgatum_v5, whole genome shotgun sequence genome encodes the following:
- the LOC120690512 gene encoding expansin-B3-like isoform X2 gives MASAFSSKAAALAALVFSLLVTYGSCARPVNFNTSAFTGDPNWEAARATWYGAPTGAGPDDDGGACGFKNVNLPPFSAMTSCGNEPLFKDGKGCGSCYQIRCTNHAACSGNPETVIITDMNYYPVAKYHFDLSGTAFGAMAKPGRNDELRHAGIIDIQFKRVPCNYPGQKVTFHVEEGSNAVYLAVLVEFEDGDGDVVQVDLMEANSGSWAPMRESWGSIWRMDSNHRLQAPFSLRITNESGKQLVASNVIPANWVPNTYYRSIIQY, from the exons ATGGCCTCCGCCTTCTCTTCCAAGGCTGCTGCACTTGCAGCACTAGTCTTCTCGCTCCTGGTCACTTACGGCTCGTGCGCTAGGCCGGTGAACTTCAACACCTCCGCCTTCACCGGCGATCCCAACTGGGAGGCCGCCAGGGCCACCTGGTACGGCGCGCCCACCGGCGCCGGTCCTGACGATGATG GTGGCGCCTGCGGGTTCAAGAATGTCAACCTGCCACCGTTCTCGGCCATGACGTCGTGCGGCAACGAGCCGCTGTTCAAGGACGGCAAGGGATGCGGCTCTTGCTACCAG ATAAGATGTACCAACCACGCTGCGTGCTCCGGCAACCCGGAGACGGTGATCATCACCGACATGAACTACTACCCGGTGGCCAAATACCACTTCGACCTCAGCGGCACGGCCTTCGGCGCCATGGCCAAGCCCGGCCGCAACGACGAGCTCCGCCATGCCGGCATCATCGACATCCAGTTCAAGAG GGTGCCCTGCAACTACCCCGGGCAGAAGGTGACGTTCCACGTCGAGGAGGGCTCGAACGCCGTCTACCTGGCGGTGCTCGTCGAGTtcgaggacggcgacggcgacgtggtGCAGGTGGACCTGATGGAGGCCAACTCCGGGTCGTGGGCGCCGATGCGCGAGTCCTGGGGATCCATCTGGAGGATGGACTCCAACCACCGGCTGCAGGCGCCCTTCTCGCTGCGCATCACCAACGAGTCCGGCAAGCAGCTGGTGGCCAGCAATGTCATCCCGGCCAACTGGGTGCCCAACACCTACTACCGCTCCATCATCCAGTACTAG
- the LOC120690512 gene encoding expansin-B3-like isoform X3, whose protein sequence is MASAFSSKAAALAALVFSLLVTYGSCARPVNFNTSAFTGDPNWEAARATWYGAPTGAGPDDDGGACGFKNVNLPPFSAMTSCGNEPLFKDGKGCGSCYQIRCTNHPACSGNPETVIITDMNYYPVAKYHFDLSGTAFGAMAKPGRNDELRHAGIIDIQFKRVPCDYPGQKVTFHVEEGSNPVYFAVLVEYEDGDGDAVQVDLMEAGSVSWTPMRESWGSIWRLDSNHRLQAPFSLRITNESGKQLVASNVIPANWVPNTYYRSIVQY, encoded by the exons ATGGCCTCCGCCTTCTCTTCCAAGGCTGCTGCACTTGCAGCACTAGTCTTCTCGCTCCTGGTCACTTACGGCTCGTGCGCTAGGCCGGTGAACTTCAACACCTCCGCCTTCACCGGCGATCCCAACTGGGAGGCCGCCAGGGCCACCTGGTACGGCGCGCCCACCGGCGCCGGTCCTGACGATGATG GTGGCGCCTGCGGGTTCAAGAACGTCAACCTGCCGCCGTTCTCGGCCATGACATCGTGCGGCAACGAGCCGCTGTTCAAGGACGGCAAGGGCTGCGGCTCCTGCTACCAG ATAAGATGTACCAACCACCCTGCGTGCTCCGGCA acccgGAGACGGTGATCATCACCGACATGAACTACTACCCGGTGGCCAAGTACCACTTCGACCTCAGCGGCACGGCCTTCGGCGCCATGGCCAAGCCCGGCCGCAACGACGAGCTCCGCCACGCTGGCATCATCGACATCCAGTTCAAGAG GGTGCCCTGCGACTACCCCGGGCAGAAGGTGACCTTCCACGTCGAGGAGGGCTCCAACCCCGTCTACTTCGCCGTACTCGTCGAGTacgaggacggcgacggcgacgcggtgCAGGTGGACCTCATGGAGGCCGGCTCCGTGTCGTGGACGCCGATGCGCGAGTCGTGGGGATCCATCTGGAGGCTGGACTCGAACCACCGGCTGCAGGCGCCCTTCTCGCTGCGCATCACCAACGAGTCCGGCAAGCAGCTGGTGGCCAGCAACGTCATCCCGGCCAACTGGGTGCCCAACACCTACTACCGCTCCATCGTCCAGTACTAG
- the LOC120690512 gene encoding expansin-B3-like isoform X1 translates to MASMIAGSSKVVALGALMITIFSLLVSYGSCARPPPVSFNASAFTADPNWEAARATWYGAPTGAGPDDDGGACGFKNVNLPPFSAMTSCGNEPLFKDGKGCGSCYQIRCTNHPACSGNPETVIITDMNYYPVAKYHFDLSGTAFGAMAKPGRNDELRHAGIIDIQFKRVPCDYPGQKVTFHVEEGSNPVYFAVLVEYEDGDGDAVQVDLMEAGSVSWTPMRESWGSIWRLDSNHRLQAPFSLRITNESGKQLVASNVIPANWVPNTYYRSIVQY, encoded by the exons ATGGCGTCCATGATCGCCGGCTCGTCCAAAGTGGTTGCACTCGGTGCACTGATGATCACGATCTTCTCCCTCCTTGTCTCGTACGGCTCGTGCGctaggccgccgccggtgagctttaACGCCTCCGCCTTCACGGCCGACCCCAACTGGGAGGCCGCCAGGGCCACCTGGTACGGCGCGCCCACCGGAGCCGGCCCCGACGACGATG GTGGCGCCTGCGGGTTCAAGAACGTCAACCTGCCGCCGTTCTCGGCCATGACATCGTGCGGCAACGAGCCGCTGTTCAAGGACGGCAAGGGCTGCGGCTCCTGCTACCAG ATAAGATGTACCAACCACCCTGCGTGCTCCGGCA acccgGAGACGGTGATCATCACCGACATGAACTACTACCCGGTGGCCAAGTACCACTTCGACCTCAGCGGCACGGCCTTCGGCGCCATGGCCAAGCCCGGCCGCAACGACGAGCTCCGCCACGCTGGCATCATCGACATCCAGTTCAAGAG GGTGCCCTGCGACTACCCCGGGCAGAAGGTGACCTTCCACGTCGAGGAGGGCTCCAACCCCGTCTACTTCGCCGTACTCGTCGAGTacgaggacggcgacggcgacgcggtgCAGGTGGACCTCATGGAGGCCGGCTCCGTGTCGTGGACGCCGATGCGCGAGTCGTGGGGATCCATCTGGAGGCTGGACTCGAACCACCGGCTGCAGGCGCCCTTCTCGCTGCGCATCACCAACGAGTCCGGCAAGCAGCTGGTGGCCAGCAACGTCATCCCGGCCAACTGGGTGCCCAACACCTACTACCGCTCCATCGTCCAGTACTAG